One part of the Amphiura filiformis chromosome 5, Afil_fr2py, whole genome shotgun sequence genome encodes these proteins:
- the LOC140153264 gene encoding uncharacterized protein codes for MKNVPIVAAKQLNTDSIKVVRLAETSGKVKQAVKVGNTPRTVTLTPVVTGGGTSGPATQVLLSGTVTPIVTGEGTSGPATQVLSPGTMTPNAKGGTSGPAKRILTPGTVTPLTGGPTLGPVLQISSPGTMIPFAKGGTSGPAKQIILTPGTVTPIVTGGETSGPAKQILSPGTMSVLTPITKGGTSEPAKQILSSGTVTPIVTGGGKPISVGGEKSGPIKLKNYLVGGKLVPGFILEGTKSASGQPILVLPSLNSEGKVVGKASTGTKKQILAEGGASNSVQQISTGSTLGGASGILQQSDIAKGSSSVSQGMATKIGGTSGVQRRVQQSHLKRTSKTSKKPVADDTSERSSSPTSVADHDHDYGQAPKHSKDFCRPSFKIRHRVCSVKNCNNSSEFYPDLKFFRLPKRDNSRLATWAKKIGRPEFVALRKNGKKNLGFVCAAHFHERYKGVSKLMKGAVPTEELPEVDSPENRFLIGGEVKVKPEILSRLHEEENPTAAPVFLSQLRDCTEEHFGTVKLQCLINSDSATVTWYHNGEKIQPCKHMAVKFESKSARVKKKLDYIFKIGVATLQITDPSARYSGVYMCQANSGDKYAVSCAYLSVVDMNTKAAEPLVECRKCRLTFITADKPKRLLDLALPKMKIEMAKPFDNITPSDGDAPPNWMMKLKSTKTRLCKSVILTCMYDDPEASATWYRNGKRLQVCKHYDTLLSASKDRRYAVLRIMPISMDDFGMYTCVAINRRLFASSTSCILSREDEGKSTGV; via the exons ATGAAAAATGTTCCAATTGTTGCTGCAAAACAATTAAATACAGACTCGATCAAGGTTGTCAGATTAGCAGAAACATCAGGGAAAGTGAAGCAAGCTGTCAAAGTAGGTAATACACCAAGAACAGTGACACTGACACCAGTTGTTACTGGGGGAGGAACATCAGGACCAGCAACGCAAGTTTTATTATCGGGAACTGTGACACCAATTGTTACTGGTGAAGGAACATCAGGACCAGCAACACAAGTTTTATCACCAGGAACTATGACACCAAATGCTAAGGGAGGAACATCAGGACCAGCAAAacgaattttaacaccaggaactGTGACACCATTGACTGGTGGACCAACATTAGGACCAGTACTGCAAATTTCATCACCAGGAACTATGATACCATTTGCTAAGGGAGGAACATCAGGACcagcaaaacaaattattttaacaccaggaACTGTGACACCAATTGTTACTGGGGGAGAAACATCAGGACCAGCAAAGCAAATTTTATCACCAGGAACTATGAGTGTATTGACACCAATTACTAAGGGAGGAACATCAGAACCAGCCAAGCAAATTTTATCATCAGGAACTGTGACACCAATTGTTACTGGGGGAGGAAAGCCTATTTCAGTTGGAGGAGAAAAATCAGGGCctataaagctgaaaaattatcTTGTTGGAGGCAAATTAGTTCCTGGATTCATTTTGGAAGGAACAAAGTCAGCAAGTGGGCAACCAATTCTTGTCTTACCAAGTCTGAATTCAGAAGGAAAAGTTGTAGGAAAAGCTAGTACAGGAACAAAGAAACAAATTCTGGCAGAAGGAGGGGCATCAAATAGTGTGCAACAAATTTCCACAGGATCAACATTGGGAGGAGCTTCTGGAATTTTACAGCAATCTGATATCGCTAAAGGTTCGTCTTCTGTTTCACAAGGAATGGCTACCAAAATAGGAGGTACATCAGGAGTGCAACGAAGGGTGCAGCAAAGTCATTTAAAAAGAACATCAAAAACTTCCAAGAAACCTGTTGCTGATGATACATCAGAACGGAGTTCTAGTCCTACATCAGTGgctgatcatgatcatgattatgGACAAGCCCCGAAACATTCTAAAGACTTCTGTAGACCATCATTCAAGATTAGACACAGAGTTTGTTCAGTGAAAAATTGTAACAACAGCTCGGAGTTTTATCCTGATTTGAAGTTCTTCCGGCTGCCTAAAAGAGACAATTCTAG ATTAGCGACATGGGCTAAAAAGATTGGCAGGCCAGAATTTGTTGCCCTGAGGAAGAATGGGAAAAAAAACTTGGGTTTTGTATGTGCTGCACATTTTCATGAGAGGTACAAAGGTGTCAGTAAATTAATGAAAGGTGCAGTACCAACCGAAGAGCTTCCAGAAGTCGATTCACCAGAAAATA GATTTCTGATTGGGGGAGAAGTGAAAGTAAAGCCGGAGATTTTGTCACGCTTACATGAGGAAGAAAATCCAACTGCTGCCCCTGTGTTCCTAAGTCAA TTGAGAGATTGCACAGAAGAGCACTTTGGTACAGTGAAATTACAGTGTCTGATCAACTCAGATTCAGCAACGGTGACATGGTATCACAATGGAGAGAAGATACAACCTTGTAAACATATGGCCGTCAAGTTTGAGTCCAAATCGGCACGGGTGAAGAAAAAGTTGGACTACATCTTCAAAATAGGAGTTGCGACACTTCAAATAACAGATCCAAGTGCTAGATATTCTGGTGTGTACATGTGTCAAGCAAACAGTGGCGATAAATATGCTGTTTCCTGCGCCTATTTGAGTGTAGTAG ATATGAATACCAAAGCAGCAGAACCTTTGGTTGAGTGCAGAAAATGCCGTCTCACGTTCATCACAGCGGACAAACCAAAGCGTTTACTGG ATCTAGCACTTCCGAAGATGAAAATAGAGATGGCAAAACCTTTTGATAATATAACACCTTCAGATGGTGATGCTCCTCCAAACTGGATGATG AAACTCAAGAGCACAAAAACCAGACTTTGTAAGAGTGTGATTCTGACATGTATGTACGATGACCCTGAAGCTAGTGCCACATGGTATCGCAATGGAAAACGTCTACAAGTGTGCAAGCACTATGATACACTACTGTCTGCATCCAAAGACAGACGATATGCTGTACTCAGAATCATGCCAATCTCAATGGATGACTTTGGGATGTACACATGTGTAGCAATTAATAGGAGACTGTTTGCATCATCCACATCTTGTATTCTGTCTCGTGAAGATGAAGGTAAGTCTACAGGTGTGTAA